In Plasmodium gaboni strain SY75 chromosome Unknown, whole genome shotgun sequence, the DNA window AAAAAAATCGTTTTCATTTAATTCAGAGTCATTTTTTTCAGATGAAAATTCTTCATGATGAACTTTTTCAAAGCCACCTTCTTCATTATCAACTAATTTACTTTCATCTGATTCTTGATTATTTTGTTCAGGTACAATTTCTTCCTGATGAGCTTCTTCATTTTCAGATTCTTCAGGTTTGCTTTCTTCAGATACAACTTCTTCATGTTCAGCAGGTTCAGATACACTTTTGTCAGATTCAACaaattcattttcatttagTTCAGCGTTACCTTTTTCAGATGAAAATTCATGATGAGCTTCTTCAAAAACATCTTCTTCATAATCAACTAATTTACTTTCACCTGattcttcattattttgttcaGGTAAAATTTCTTCCTGATGAACTTCTTCATgatttttttcttcattttcaGCTGGTTCAGGTTCGCTTTTTTCTGATTCAACaaattcattttcatttaattcAGAGTCATTTTTTTCAGATGAAAATTCATGACGAGCTCCTTCAAAAGCACCTTCTCCATTATCAATTAATTTACTTTCACCTGATTCTTgattattttgttcatgTAAAATTTCTTCCTGATGAACTTCTTCATGATTATTTTCTTCCTTTTCAGCTGGTTCAGGGTTGCTTTCTTCAGATACAGATTCTTCATTTTCCACAGTTTCTTCGACACGTTTTTCAGATACAACTTCTTTATGTTCAGATTTACTTGTTTCTACTTCAAACGATTCGTGATTTAAATGTTTAGGAGAAGATACATCAActattttttcttccttttCAACATTTTCAGGAAGAACAATTTCTAAATCTATATTCTTAGGTTCAATGGATTCAATATTAGGTTTCTCTTTAGTTTCTAATTGGTGATcatttatgttattttcTTGTAATACATTTACATTATGTTGTAATTCATCGATGTGTTCCTTTTGATTATCAAGTTTGTCTATTGTATTCTCTTTTTGTAGTACATGATCGTGcacattatttatttctgattcattttgttttatattttctaataCATTCTGATGTGGTAATATATCCTCATTTGTTGGTTCTTTTAAATCTACTGAGGATATTTGATAATTTGATTTTTCTTCAACCTTTTGCTTTTCATTATGCAATTGTTCTTGATCATTTGATACTTGTTCAGATTGATTTAATATTTGATCTATTGAATCATTTGGTACTGATAAATTTTCATGAACAGGTGGCTCATTTCCTATTTCTTCATCTTTTAAACGTTCTGAGTTATCATGTTCATGTAAATCCAATTGATcttctaatttttttgaatttatatttaaagtTTCATCTAATGACTTTGGTTTCAAATTTTCTTGATTAATATTTACAGAAACACTTTCATGAAATGTGTTTTTTTCATTATGTTTGTCTACATTTTTATGCTCTTGTTTAGGAAAAGGTTCTGAATTTTCTTCACTATaatctttatatatttgtgtaGGAAGGGGTTCTAAAGGTTCCTCATTTTCTTCTTGTTGTAGGCCTTTATGTTTTTGATTAGGAAAAGGTTCTGTTGAAATTGTCTCGTTTTCTAAATTATCTTGTGAAGAATTGTCAAGTAATTCTAAATCTGATAATGATTGAAAATCACTTTCTCttttatttgatttattATCTACTGAAATTATATCACTGGATTTATCTTTTGaatcattatcatttaaatctttattatcttcTGATGATTCAGGATTTAACTCAGAATGAATTTGACCTTCTTTATCTtctttaataaaaatagttTCTTTAGGGCtatcatttatatgtaatCCACTATGACCATTTTCTGAAACAAGTGATTTTTCGCTTTGTTCTAAAACATCTTCAAAGTTTTTATTAACTTGATCATTCGACCCTCTTATAATTTTACCTTTCTTATCTGATCGCAGGTTTATATTACTTACAACATTACCCCTTAATTTAGGACCAGAAATTCGTTTATTTCTATTGTCACTTGTGTTAGTCTTTCCACTTATTCccaatataaataaattaagTGTAACTAAGTAAATGGTAATATGGAAAAGGTTTCTCATTTTgatatttaaaaaatatcttcaaaattatataactattataattgtttaaagaaataagaagaaaagaaaatattattaagtGGAAATTATAAAGTATAAAGCGTCTtcaataaatattatatatatatatatatatatatgtatatctttttgtttatttatttatataaccAATTATACTATTCAAGATTTAACttccaaaaaaaatatgttaaGACAATTATGGAGaattatattcaaaatttaaaaatgtattattctattaaaacataaaatatttaaaaatgtaaagaattcttaaaaatagttaatataatttttaacTGGTTGGaacaaaatttatataaaattctACTAACA includes these proteins:
- a CDS encoding glutamate-rich protein, with translation MRNLFHITIYLVTLNLFILGISGKTNTSDNRNKRISGPKLRGNVVSNINLRSDKKGKIIRGSNDQVNKNFEDVLEQSEKSLVSENGHSGLHINDSPKETIFIKEDKEGQIHSELNPESSEDNKDLNDNDSKDKSSDIISVDNKSNKRESDFQSLSDLELLDNSSQDNLENETISTEPFPNQKHKGLQQEENEEPLEPLPTQIYKDYSEENSEPFPKQEHKNVDKHNEKNTFHESVSVNINQENLKPKSLDETLNINSKKLEDQLDLHEHDNSERLKDEEIGNEPPVHENLSVPNDSIDQILNQSEQVSNDQEQLHNEKQKVEEKSNYQISSVDLKEPTNEDILPHQNVLENIKQNESEINNVHDHVLQKENTIDKLDNQKEHIDELQHNVNVLQENNINDHQLETKEKPNIESIEPKNIDLEIVLPENVEKEEKIVDVSSPKHLNHESFEVETSKSEHKEVVSEKRVEETVENEESVSEESNPEPAEKEENNHEEVHQEEILHEQNNQESGESKLIDNGEGAFEGARHEFSSEKNDSELNENEFVESEKSEPEPAENEEKNHEEVHQEEILPEQNNEESGESKLVDYEEDVFEEAHHEFSSEKGNAELNENEFVESDKSVSEPAEHEEVVSEESKPEESENEEAHQEEIVPEQNNQESDESKLVDNEEGGFEKVHHEEFSSEKNDSELNENDFF